From one Gossypium hirsutum isolate 1008001.06 chromosome D08, Gossypium_hirsutum_v2.1, whole genome shotgun sequence genomic stretch:
- the LOC107933584 gene encoding plant intracellular Ras-group-related LRR protein 5, translating into MKIKDPSPTLKINFSKTISFPRLKLKTTIAMAVMSKQDPSPAFVETVQEIMRLYRSLPPRPSIEDVAAAKSVLKTVENEEKIKLEEISMERPPEDVPEELFSVLQQVRKTMVLFQSHQQKKEALYLVEADKMFETFDGLIQRASFLVSGDTQDEKVTTFREQVRKFDREAVISDDSLVKRKEDGDLDKDDVKGLVRCSSSKASFFSGENSSEKLNLMKTAALIENTAKTGGIVLDLRGKLMDQIEWLPVSIGKLKDVSELDLSENRIMALPPSIGGLQALTKLDLHSNQLINLPDSIGELMNLTELDLRANRLKSLPATFGNLINLMNLDLSSNEFTHLPETIGNLTSLRRLIVETNELEELPYTIGNCSLFLELRLDFNQIKALPEAVGKLERLEVLTAHYNRLKGLPTTMGNLSNLKELDVSFNEIEFIPENLCFAVSLRKLNLGKNFADLRALPRSIGNLEMLEELDISDNQIRVLPDSFRLLSKLRVFRADETPLEVPPREVIKLGAQAVVEFMADLVAKRDTKAAPPKKEKGFWFRICSICWPFRTANTDDNM; encoded by the exons ATGAAGATCAAAGACCCTTCGCCAACACTCAAGATAAACTTTTCTAAAACAATCTCTTTTCCTCGTCTAAAACTAAAAACCACCATAGCCATGGCGGTGATGTCAAAGCAAGATCCATCACCAGCTTTTGTAGAAACGGTACAAGAAATCATGAGACTTTACAGATCACTTCCACCAAGGCCTTCAATTGAAGACGTTGCAGCAGCCAAATCCGTTCTCAAAACtgtagaaaatgaagaaaaaatcaAGCTTGAGGAGATCTCAATGGAACGACCACCTGAAGATGTCCCTGAGGAACTCTTCTCCGTTCTGCAACAGGTGAGGAAGACCATGGTGTTGTTTCAAAGCCACCAACAAAAAAAAGAGGCCCTTTACTTGGTTGAAGCTGACAAGATGTTTGAGACGTTTGATGGGTTGATTCAAAGGGCTTCTTTTCTGGTTTCTGGGGATACCCAAGATGAAAAGGTGACTACTTTTAGGGAACAAGTAAGGAAATTTGATAGAGAAGCTGTTATCAGTGATGACAGTTTGGTGAAGAGAAAGGAAGATGGTGATTTGGATAAAGATGATGTAAAGGGTTTGGTTAGATGTTCTTCTTCAAAGGCTTCTTTCTTTTCAG GTGAAAATAGCAGTGAAAAGCTAAACCTAATGAAGACAGCAGCGCTTATAGAAAATACTGCTAAAACAGGAGGGATAGTTCTTGATCTTAGAGGCAAGTTGATGGACCAGATTGAGTGGCTCCCTGTATCAATTGGGAAATTAAAGGATGTGAGCGAATTGGACTTATCCGAAAACCGTATCATGGCGCTACCACCCTCCATTGGTGGCCTTCAAGCCTTGACAAAGCTTGATCTTCACTCAAACCAACTTATAAACCTTCCTGATTCGATTGGGGAACTTATGAATCTAACAGAGCTTGATCTCCGTGCGAACAGGTTAAAGTCGCTGCCTGCTACTTTTGGGAACTTGATAAACCTCATGAATCTAGATTTGAGTTCAAATGAGTTCACCCATTTGCCTGAGACAATTGGAAATTTAACGTCTTTGAGGAGACTGATTGTTGAAACAAATGAGCTTGAAGAACTTCCATACACAATAGGAAATTGCTCCTTATTTTTGGAGCTAAGATTAGATTTTAATCAGATAAAGGCTCTTCCTGAGGCTGTTGGGAAGCTTGAACGCTTGGAGGTTCTCACTGCACACTATAACAGGCTCAAAGGGTTGCCGACAACAATGGGCAACCTCTCCAATCTAAAGGAGCTCGACGTAAGCTTCAACGAGATTGAGTTCATTCCTGAGAACCTCTGTTTTGCAGTAAGTCTCAGAAAATTGAATCTGGGGAAGAACTTTGCAGATTTAAGAGCCTTACCAAGATCAATTGGAAACCTTGAGATGCTTGAAGAGTTGGACATAAGTGACAACCAGATCAGAGTTTTACCCGATTCTTTCAGATTATTGTCGAAATTGAGAGTTTTCCGAGCTGATGAGACTCCCTTGGAAGTTCCACCAAGAGAAGTAATCAAATTGGGTGCTCAG GCTGTTGTTGAGTTCATGGCTGATCTTGTTGCCAAGAGGGATACCAAGGCAGCACCACCAAAGAAGGAGAAGGGTTTTTGGTTCAGGATTTGCTCGATTTGTTGGCCGTTCCGGACCGCAAATACGGACGACAACATGTAA